A stretch of Salvelinus alpinus chromosome 4, SLU_Salpinus.1, whole genome shotgun sequence DNA encodes these proteins:
- the LOC139572601 gene encoding LOW QUALITY PROTEIN: leucine-rich repeat-containing protein 72 (The sequence of the model RefSeq protein was modified relative to this genomic sequence to represent the inferred CDS: substituted 2 bases at 2 genomic stop codons) yields the protein MEDIDDALQEYEIRRDIDVCQLYLGKXXSYLVNIPDLSRLSMLRYYWLNNNKILVEMLQVPQLSHAVLQPLHLVFVQKKNPMAVVKQEERNSSLQLFSIERHCVPQSLAFGRRAETSASRETGIYGEGYPLDETADPSVRRAMQRSIMQFSTVDWKAISTAEQRKLGEWNRPGANILTVIFS from the exons ATGGAG GACATTGATGATGCTCTCCAGGAGTATGAAATCAGGAGGGACATTGATGTCTGTCAACTTTACCTTGGCAAATAGTAGTCTTATC TTGTCAATATTCCAGACTTGTCAAGATTATCCATGCTGAGATACTATTGGctgaataacaacaagatact TGTGGAGATGCTGCAAGTTCCTCAGCTCAGCCACGCAGTCCTCCAGCCTCTTCATCTGGTGTTTGTGCAGAAGAAGAACCCAATGGCAG TGGtgaagcaggaggagaggaacagttCATTACAGCTGTTTAGTATAGAACGCCATTGTGTCCCCCAGTCACTGGCATTTGGCAGGCGGGCAGAGACTTCTGCCAGTAGAGAGACTGGCATCTATGGGGAGGGATA CCCATTGGATGAAACAGCAGATCCCAGTGTGCGCAGGGCCATGCAGAGATCCATCATGCAGTTCTCCACTGTGGACTGGAAGGCCATTTCCACCGCCGAACAGAGAAAGCTAGGGGAATGGAACCGGCCAGGGGCCAACATCCTCACTGTCATCTTCAGCTAA